From a region of the Tursiops truncatus isolate mTurTru1 chromosome 13, mTurTru1.mat.Y, whole genome shotgun sequence genome:
- the RMP24 gene encoding UPF0711 protein C18orf21 homolog isoform X3, with product MFMSPQPSIVDDDKSTFEGTCPYCFQLLVQDKSRVRLKPKPKLTPKIQKLLNREARNYTLSFKEAKILKKYKDSTSVLVITCKTCNRTVKHHGKTRSFLSTLKSNPTTPASKLSLKTPERKTLSSAKLNHDMSGSKAKSPALIFRRAKSGQSTPICSSKNVSKTKKHFSQLKMLLSQSESEKNPKVDFRNFLSSL from the exons ATGTTTATGTCTCCACAGCCTAGCATCGTAGATG aTGATAAAAGCACTTTTGAAGGAACATGTCCATACTGTTTCCAGTTGCTGGTTCAGGATAAGTCTCGAGTACGTCTCAAACCCAAACCCAAATTGACACCCAAAATACAGAAACTTCTTAATCGAGAAGCAAGAAATTATACACTCAgttttaaagaagcaaaaattttgaaaaagtacaAAGACTCCACAAGTGTATTG GTGATTACTTGTAAAACATGCAACAGAACAGTTAAACATCATGGTAAAACTAGAAGCTTTCTGTCAACATTGAAGAGCAATCCTACCACTCCTGCAAGTAAACTCAGCCTAAAGACCCCAGAGAGAAAGACTCTAAGTTCTGCAAAACTAAATCATGATATGTCTGGTTCCAAAGCCAAGAGCCCAGCATTGATTTTCAG aAGAGCTAAATCTGGACAGTCAACACCCATTTGCTCCTCAAAGAAtgtgagcaaaacaaagaaacacttcTCTCAACTAAAAATGTTGCTTAGTCAGAGTGAATCCGAAAAGAATCCAAAGGTGGACTTCAGAAATTTCTTGTCTTCTTTGTAA
- the RMP24 gene encoding UPF0711 protein C18orf21 homolog isoform X2, whose product MRQKHYLETAARKLQDSCPGQARYLLWAYSSSHDDKSTFEGTCPYCFQLLVQDKSRVRLKPKPKLTPKIQKLLNREARNYTLSFKEAKILKKYKDSTSVLVITCKTCNRTVKHHGKTRSFLSTLKSNPTTPASKLSLKTPERKTLSSAKLNHDMSGSKAKSPALIFRAKSGQSTPICSSKNVSKTKKHFSQLKMLLSQSESEKNPKVDFRNFLSSL is encoded by the exons ATGAGGCAGAAGCACTACCTTGAGACTGCGGCGCGGAAACTACAAGATAGCTGCCCGGGCCAGGCCCGCTATCTCCT CTGGGCCTACAGTTCGTCACACG aTGATAAAAGCACTTTTGAAGGAACATGTCCATACTGTTTCCAGTTGCTGGTTCAGGATAAGTCTCGAGTACGTCTCAAACCCAAACCCAAATTGACACCCAAAATACAGAAACTTCTTAATCGAGAAGCAAGAAATTATACACTCAgttttaaagaagcaaaaattttgaaaaagtacaAAGACTCCACAAGTGTATTG GTGATTACTTGTAAAACATGCAACAGAACAGTTAAACATCATGGTAAAACTAGAAGCTTTCTGTCAACATTGAAGAGCAATCCTACCACTCCTGCAAGTAAACTCAGCCTAAAGACCCCAGAGAGAAAGACTCTAAGTTCTGCAAAACTAAATCATGATATGTCTGGTTCCAAAGCCAAGAGCCCAGCATTGATTTTCAG AGCTAAATCTGGACAGTCAACACCCATTTGCTCCTCAAAGAAtgtgagcaaaacaaagaaacacttcTCTCAACTAAAAATGTTGCTTAGTCAGAGTGAATCCGAAAAGAATCCAAAGGTGGACTTCAGAAATTTCTTGTCTTCTTTGTAA
- the RMP24 gene encoding UPF0711 protein C18orf21 homolog isoform X1, translated as MRQKHYLETAARKLQDSCPGQARYLLWAYSSSHDDKSTFEGTCPYCFQLLVQDKSRVRLKPKPKLTPKIQKLLNREARNYTLSFKEAKILKKYKDSTSVLVITCKTCNRTVKHHGKTRSFLSTLKSNPTTPASKLSLKTPERKTLSSAKLNHDMSGSKAKSPALIFRRAKSGQSTPICSSKNVSKTKKHFSQLKMLLSQSESEKNPKVDFRNFLSSL; from the exons ATGAGGCAGAAGCACTACCTTGAGACTGCGGCGCGGAAACTACAAGATAGCTGCCCGGGCCAGGCCCGCTATCTCCT CTGGGCCTACAGTTCGTCACACG aTGATAAAAGCACTTTTGAAGGAACATGTCCATACTGTTTCCAGTTGCTGGTTCAGGATAAGTCTCGAGTACGTCTCAAACCCAAACCCAAATTGACACCCAAAATACAGAAACTTCTTAATCGAGAAGCAAGAAATTATACACTCAgttttaaagaagcaaaaattttgaaaaagtacaAAGACTCCACAAGTGTATTG GTGATTACTTGTAAAACATGCAACAGAACAGTTAAACATCATGGTAAAACTAGAAGCTTTCTGTCAACATTGAAGAGCAATCCTACCACTCCTGCAAGTAAACTCAGCCTAAAGACCCCAGAGAGAAAGACTCTAAGTTCTGCAAAACTAAATCATGATATGTCTGGTTCCAAAGCCAAGAGCCCAGCATTGATTTTCAG aAGAGCTAAATCTGGACAGTCAACACCCATTTGCTCCTCAAAGAAtgtgagcaaaacaaagaaacacttcTCTCAACTAAAAATGTTGCTTAGTCAGAGTGAATCCGAAAAGAATCCAAAGGTGGACTTCAGAAATTTCTTGTCTTCTTTGTAA